The following DNA comes from Sorex araneus isolate mSorAra2 chromosome 5, mSorAra2.pri, whole genome shotgun sequence.
cctggtggtgctcagggaaccaaatgagaTCCCAAGGAATAAAATTCAActgggcacatgcaagacaaatgcgctacccactggactgtctctccctCCATCATCATCCAATTGACTACAAGGAAAGAGACTCAAAGCCACGTGTTCAGGGCCTTTCCACACATAGGCTGAAAATGAATTCTTGCCAGGTGGTAATGCATAGAAGTCCTTACCCTAAATCTGGACAAGGTTGGGGCatgagggagggagcaggagttTCTACCCCAGAGAGCCACAGGGGCCTTAGCTGGGGCTCAGCCCCTACTTATCTCGGACAGGTCTGACACAGGCTTTCCCACACATGCCCTTGCAGCACTTGAGCTTGCCCTGGCACTGGCTATCGGTCTCACAGTGGTTGGGAGGGTTGAGCATCATGCACTCTCCATACACCTGAGGACACTTCCCAGGCTTTTCCCTAGCTGGGGAGACAAGAGTCAGAGGTCAGAGGTTAGAGGCCCtgcaccctccacacacaccagtCCCCTCAGCAGTGTTTCGAGTTCAGGGTTTGCTCCATTTCTCATCTCTCAAGGCCACCCTTTGCCAGTGAGCAGGTGGATCCAGCTACTCCCTACACTTTGACCATGGATTCCTTTCTTTCCTGAGGCCTGTATATGGTTCCTGAGGAACAATCTGGCTTTCCTCTACCTCAGTACCAGTTCTCCAGAGCTGCCTGGCTACCTGAACAAACAAATCATAGTTACTGGAAAACAGACCTTGTGAGAAATGACGCTCCACCAGCAAGAAAGATAACTTCCTGTCTGGCACTCCCTGACCAAGGGACAAACTTGACTCAACTATTCTTGGGATGGTAAACCTCATGACCACTCTTGTCCCCCAGAATGCTttgttctctccccttccttcccatcaCTGCTTCGGCCTCACCTTGTGTGGGGAGCTTCACGGGGTCCAAGCATTTGATTCCACAAGTATCCTGGCAGCATTTCTGGTTTCCCGTGCACTGCCAGTCACTCTGGCACTGGGGTTTTTCATACCGAAAGCAGCGGACCGATTTATTAACAGGAGGACAATTTCCAGCTTTCTCGGCTTAgggagaaaaagacaaaagatcAGGAGGCTCCTGAGAAACCATCTTGGATAATGGAGTTAGCACCGTTTCCAGGAGAGGCTTCGACTTTGGAGATCCACAAGAAGAGTGTCTGGCTTCCAGGAGAGTGACGAGTACCATGAAAcctgtatatatttgtatatatttttctgaagaaCTACCTGGATTTCATCTACCTCAGTACCAGTTCTCCAGAGCTGCTTGGCTACATGAACAAACGAATTATATTTACTGGAAAACAGACCTTGTGAGCCTGACGCTCCACCAACTAGGACGATCACTTCCTGTCTGGCACTCCCTGATATCCACCGACTACGTTGACTGGACTAttctatcctttctttttttctttttgggtcacacctggcgatgcacaggggttactcctggttcatgcactcaggaattactcctggcggtgctcaggggaccatatgggatcctgggtattgaacctgggtcgaccgcgtgcaaggcacactatcacttcagctcctcgACTATTCTTAAGATAGTTAACCCCATGACCATTCCTGCCACCAGAAATCTGTGTTCTCAGGCCCCTTCCTCCCCATCACTGCTCCAGCCTCACCTTCTGTGGGGAGATCCACGGGTTCTATGCATTTCATGGCACAAAGCACCTGGCAGCATTTCTGGTTTCTTGGGCACTGCGAGTCACTCTGGCACTGAAGGTTCTCTACCTTAGAGCAGCGGACATTTACAAGAGGACAGTTTCCAGCTTTCACAGCTTAGGGAGAAGAGGTCACAGGTCAGGAGAAGGTCCTTGCCGAGGAGCTATCTTGGCTAATGGAGAGAGTGAGTGCCatttccaggagagatccctgaccaTAGAGGTCCATAGGGAGAGAAGTGTCTGGCTATCAGGAGAGTGACAGGTACCATGAAACCACTCATGGGAAGAAAAGCTAAAGGCTCTCAGCCAAGGTCTCCTGCCCAGGCTAAACAAGGCCACGGAGGCAGATGACAGGTTATAATGACagacatcaacaaaagtaaacagATCAATAGGACAGATTAAGAGTTAGTAAGAGGCAGGAAGacagacaaaagaacaaaagcagagagaagccCAGGGGCCTAAATCAGACAGGTGCAAGCAGAGAGGCaatgagaacagagagagagacagagacagaggcggagagagaaaaataggCATCAAAATGAAAGCTAGTAAAtttgacacaggtttgattcccaatactcccaagcacagccaagagtgattccagagtgcagaggcaggaggaagcccttggCACTGCCAGCTGTGTAGCCACACTACCGGGGGGAAAGGAGTAAGAAA
Coding sequences within:
- the LOC101555773 gene encoding antileukoproteinase-like — protein: MKSINLFSLGVLFLGTLAPWTVEGAQESVKAGNCPLVNVRCSKVENLQCQSDSQCPRNQKCCQVLCAMKCIEPVDLPTEAEKAGNCPPVNKSVRCFRYEKPQCQSDWQCTGNQKCCQDTCGIKCLDPVKLPTQAREKPGKCPQVYGECMMLNPPNHCETDSQCQGKLKCCKGMCGKACVRPVRDK